Proteins from one Juglans microcarpa x Juglans regia isolate MS1-56 chromosome 1S, Jm3101_v1.0, whole genome shotgun sequence genomic window:
- the LOC121247690 gene encoding LOW QUALITY PROTEIN: mitogen-activated protein kinase kinase kinase 20-like (The sequence of the model RefSeq protein was modified relative to this genomic sequence to represent the inferred CDS: inserted 1 base in 1 codon): MFMFLPSSQRKPHQEIALRAPSMEWVRGEPVGHGSFATVNLAIPRNGSAHASPLMVVKSSESSRSVSLKNEKQVLDQLSTCPQVIRCLGDDQSVENGEELYNLFLEYASHGSLADQLQNRGGSLPESDVRRYVKSVLKGLRDVHAKGFVHCDIKLQNILVFGNGAIKIADFGLAKKAEQEQSGEGNRAEFRGTPLYMSPESVNDSEYESPADIWXLGCAVVEMLTGKPAWNCGAEYNICKLLIRIGVGEEVPQVPKELSFEGRDFLGKCFFKDPRKRWTAEMLLDHPFVAADDNNDHDAIPLEDRDESKTSSSPRSPFDFPEWVSVQSSVVVSPESSPNSGKVFEWEVMNSGVGSLALSRFCSPMDRLRQLAADELPNWNCSKSWLTVR, encoded by the exons ATGTTCATGTTTCTTCCTTCCTCACAAAGAAAACCACACCAAGAAATCGCTTTGAGAGCGCCGTCCATGGAGTGGGTTCGGGGTGAACCAGTGGGTCATGGAAGCTTTGCAACCGTGAATTTAGCCATACCCAGAAACGGTTCCGCTCATGCTTCTCCGTTAATGGTCGTGAAATCTTCCGAATCTTCCCGCTCTGTGTCGCTGAAGAACGAGAAACAAGTGCTCGATCAGCTATCCACTTGCCCCCAAGTAATTCGGTGTCTTGGAGATGATCAAAGCGTCGAGAACGGCGAGGAGTTGTACAACCTGTTCTTGGAGTACGCATCTCATGGTAGTTTGGCCGACCAGCTCCAGAACCGCGGCGGCTCGTTACCCGAGTCCGATGTTAGGCGATACGTGAAGTCGGTACTCAAAGGGCTTCGTGATGTTCACGCGAAAGGATTCGTTCACTGCGACATAAAGCTTCAGAATATCCTTGTGTTCGGCAATGGAGCCATCAAAATCGCGGACTTTGGACTGGCAAAAAAAGCAGAGCAAGAACAGAGTGGAGAAGGAAACAGAGCCGAGTTCAGAGGAACTCCCCTTTACATGTCGCCGGAATCAGTTAACGACAGTGAGTACGAATCGCCTGCGGATATTT CTCTTGGGTGCGCGGTGGTGGAGATGCTCACTGGGAAGCCGGCGTGGAATTGTGGGGCCGAGTACAATATCTGCAAGCTTCTGATTCGAATTGGGGTTGGTGAGGAAGTGCCGCAAGTCCCGAAGGAATTGTCTTTCGAGGGGAGAGATTTTCTCGGGAAGTGTTTCTTTAAAGATCCGAGAAAGCGATGGACGGCTGAGATGCTCCTGGACCATCCCTTCGTTGCTGCTGATGATAATAACGATCATGACGCTATTCCATTGGAGGACAGAGATGAATCGAAGACGTCTTCGTCACCCAGAAGTCCTTTCGATTTTCCAGAATGGGTGTCGGTGCAGTCTTCGGTTGTGGTCTCGCCGGAGTCGTCACCGAATTCTGGTAAAGTGTTTGAGTGGGAGGTGATGAATTCAGGGGTCGGTTCGTTGGCTTTGTCGCGTTTTTGTTCTCCGATGGATCGGCTCCGGCAGCTGGCGGCTGATGAGTTACCCAATTGGAATTGCTCGAAGAGTTGGTTGACGGTGAGGTGA
- the LOC121247514 gene encoding LOW QUALITY PROTEIN: protein RALF-like 34 (The sequence of the model RefSeq protein was modified relative to this genomic sequence to represent the inferred CDS: inserted 1 base in 1 codon), with protein MAYPAFPKLLLLCLLFAVVMSVGPCARAQLEETSLKLMSEAFEWQTTMSSPYDEFDNLGEEGXEVDIDGGSLGRRRSLFWRRVMRYYISYGALTADRIPCPPRSGRSYYTHNCFKARGPVHPYTRGCSSITRCRR; from the exons ATGGCGTACCCGGCTTTTCCCAAGCTTCTCCTCCTTTGCCTGCTCTTTGCTGTAGTCATGAGTGTGGGTCCGTGTGCTCGGGCTCAGCTTGAGGAGACGAGCCTGAAGCTGATGTCGGAGGCGTTTGAATGGCAGACAACAATGTCATCACCGTACGACGAGTTTGACAACTTGGGCGAGGAGG GAGAGGTGGATATAGACGGTGGGTCGCTCGGGAGGCGTAGGTCTCTGTTCTGGCGGAGAGTAATGAGGTACTACATCTCGTACGGTGCGCTCACTGCCGACAGAATCCCGTGCCCACCTCGCTCAGGACGGTCCTACTACACCCACAACTGCTTCAAGGCAAGAGGCCCGGTCCACCCTTATACCAGAGGCTGCTCGAGTATCACTCGCTGTAGGAGATGA
- the LOC121247038 gene encoding transcription factor HEC2-like: protein MDVDMLKSSTGDHMEVMTMMMQMEERLPEFCDSFYNASTYPSGIELSSGSTSCSIATIPPIFHSAPINNLAPPTLINIQPSSLPFIGNPNIDQEPLNTPPLQAHVVSERFRNASVDALSLRNSCEKKNSSMAAMREMIFRMAAMQPIHIDPESVKPPKRRNVKISKDPQSVAARHRRERISERIRILQRLVPGGTKMDTASMLDEAIHYVKFLKKQVQTLEQAGANRTLQGGGFPGMITSSSTVSNVNYSSLVKACQPAQMVLGPMGL, encoded by the coding sequence ATGGATGTTGACATGCTAAAATCATCAACAGGGGATCACATGGAGGTAATGACAATGATGATGCAAATGGAAGAAAGGCTTCCCGAGTTCTGTGACTCTTTCTATAATGCTTCCACGTACCCATCTGGAATCGAACTCTCCAGTGGAAGCACCAGCTGCAGCATTGCCACCATACCACCCATATTCCACAGCGCCCCAATTAATAATTTAGCTCCACCCACGCTGATAAATATTCAACCTTCCTCCCTACCATTCATTGGGAATCCCAATATCGATCAAGAGCCCTTGAATACACCACCTCTTCAAGCCCATGTTGTGTCCGAGAGATTCAGGAATGCTTCCGTTGATGCATTATCGCTCAGGAATTCATGCGAGAAGAAGAACTCGTCCATGGCAGCAATGAGAGAGATGATTTTTCGGATGGCAGCGATGCAACCGATTCATATAGACCCAGAATCGGTGAAGCCGCCTAAGCGCAGGAACGTGAAGATCTCTAAAGATCCACAGAGCGTGGCAGCGAGGCACAGGAGGGAACGGATAAGCGAGAGGATAAGGATTCTGCAGAGACTAGTTCCAGGAGGGACGAAAATGGATACGGCTTCCATGTTAGATGAAGCTATACATTACGTGAAGTTCTTGAAGAAACAAGTGCAAACTTTGGAACAAGCCGGGGCGAACAGGACACTGCAGGGTGGTGGTTTCCCAGGAATGATCACGAGTAGTAGTACTGTGAGCAATGTGAATtactctagtttggtgaaagcTTGCCAGCCTGCTCAAATGGTGCTGGGTCCCATGGGCTTGTAA